From Toxotes jaculatrix isolate fToxJac2 chromosome 1, fToxJac2.pri, whole genome shotgun sequence, a single genomic window includes:
- the spg7 gene encoding paraplegin, whose product MSALLLQHRAGLCRKYITCLSWALSRRNSHLLTNKPVFSDGVKNGLHRGANVRKMLLSKSERTLASQPQKLIQSLLHRPLSPGMVGISKELVRSNLLRNPVGLVNLLGAINLFSTSQSKQEKNKGKGPKGKTPEEDEEEKKRREQEDQMYRERLRTLFIIALIMSLLNSINTSGGNISWNDFVNEMLAKGEVSRVQVVPESDIVEIYLHPGAVIFGRPRLALMYRMQVANIDKFEEKLRAAEEELNIDTKDRIPVSYKRTGFFGNAVYALGMAAIGVAILWYIFRLAGMGGREGGFSAFNQLKMAKFTIVDGKSGKGVSFRDVAGMHEAKMEVKEFVDYLKNPERYLQLGAKVPKGALLLGPPGCGKTLLAKAVATEAQVPFLAMAGSEFVEVIGGLGAARVRSLFKEARTRAPCIVYIDEIDAVGKKRSTNMSGFSNTEEEQTLNQLLVEMDGMGTTDHVIVLASTNRADILDNALMRPGRLDRHIFIDLPTLQERKEIFEQHLKILKLTQPANFYSLRLAELTPGFSGADIANICNEAALHAAREGHKSIDTFNFEYAVERVIAGSVKKSKILCKEEQRVVAFHESGHALVGWLLEHTEAVMKVSIAPRTNAALGFAQILPRDQYLFTKEQLFERMCMALGGRAAEAITFNKVTTGAQDDLRKVTRVAYSMVKQYGMCDSVGQVSFPETEEQGAIGRRPFSQGLQEQMDHEAKMLIARAYRNTEKLLLDNRDKLTLLANALLEREVVNYDDIEALLGPPPHGPKKMIVPQSWVEAERDKQDTGEDEPQPPPRKRREEDVNPQLV is encoded by the exons ATGTCAGCGTTGTTGTTGCAGCACCGTGCTGGCCTTTGTAGAAAATACATAACATGTTTATCGTGGGCACTGTCAAGGCGAAACTCTCACCTATTAACGAACAAGCCCGTATTCAGCGATGGTGTTAAAAATGGGCTGCACAGAGGCGCAAATGTCAGAAAGATGCTTCTTTCTAAATCAGAGCGGACTCTTGCAAGTCAACCGCAGAAACTCATTCAG AGTCTTCTCCACAGACCTTTGAGTCCTGGCATGGTGGGAATTAGCAAAGAATTAGTCAGGAGCAACCTGCTGAGAAACCCTGTTGGTTTGGTAAATCTATTAG GGGCAATAAACCTTTTCAGTACATCTCAATCtaaacaagagaaaaataaaggtaAAGGACCAAAGGGAAAAACTCCTGAGGAAGATGAAG aggagaagaaacgTCGAGAGCAAGAGGACCAGATGTACCGGGAGCGCCTGCGAACCCTCTTCATCATAGCGCTCATCATGAGCCTGCTGAACTCCATTAACACCAGTGGTGGGAACATCTCTTGGAATGACTTTGTCAATGAGATGTTGGCCAAGGGAGAGGTGTCACGTGTACAAGTCGTTCCTGAGAGTGACATTGTAGAAATCTACCTTCATCCAGGAGCAGTTATCTTTGGGAGGCCT AGGCTGGCACTCATGTACAGAATGCAGGTTGCCAACATTGACAAATTTGAGGAGAAGCTTAGAGCTGCTGAAGAAGAGCTGAATATTGACACAAAGGACAGGATACCGGTGTCATACAAACGCACTGGATTCTTTGGGAA TGCAGTGTATGCTCTGGGGATGGCTGCTATTGGTGTGGCTATTCTCTGGTATATATTTCGACTAGCAGGCATGGGTGGCAGAGAAGGTGGCTTTAGTGCTTTT AATCAGCTGAAGATGGCCAAGTTCACCATTGTGGATGGCAAGTCGGGTAAAGGTGTGAGTTTCAGAGATGTCGCAGGCATGCATGAGGCTaagatggaagtgaaggaatTTGTTGACTACCTCAAG AATCCAGAACGATACCTCCAGCTGGGAGCCAAAGTTCCCAAGGGTGCATTGCTCCTTGGGCCTCCGGGCTGCGGGAAGACGCTGCTGGCTAAGGCTGTAGCCACAGAGGCCCAGGTGCCCTTTCTGGCTATGGCTGGCTCTGAGTTTGTGGAGGTTATTGGAG gcctgggtgcTGCGAGGGTCAGGAGTCTGTTCAAGGAGGCTCGTACCCGAGCTCCTTGCATCGTCTACATCGATGAGATCGATGCTGTGGGAAAGAAGCGCTCTACCAACATGTCAGGTTTCTCCAACACTGAAGAGGAGCAGACCCTCAACCAGCTGCTGGTAGAGATGGATG GAATGGGAACAACAGACCATGTCATTGTCCTCGCTTCCACCAACAGAGCAGATATCCTGGACAATGCCCTCATGAGACCAGGCAGACTGGACAGGCACATCTTTATAGATCTGCCCACACTTCAG gagaggaaggagatcTTCGAGCAACACCTGAAGATCCTGAAGCTCACCCAGCCAGCTAATTTCTACTCTCTGCGCCTGGCTGAGCTCACCCCAGGTTTCAGCG gtgcAGACATTGCTAACATTTGTAACGAAGCTGCTCTGCACGCTGCCAGAGAGGGACACAAATCCATCGATACCTTTAACTTTGAATATGCAGTGGAGAGAGTCATAGCAG GAAGTGTAAAGAAGAGTAAAATCCTATgtaaagaggagcagagggtgGTTGCCTTCCATGAGTCTGGACATGCCCTAGTGGGATGGCTACTTGAGCATACTGAGGCAGTCATGAAG GTGTCCATTGCCCCGCGGACTAATGCAGCCCTGGGATTTGCCCAGATCTTACCTCGTGACCAGTACCTGTTCACCAAGGAGCAACTGTTTGAGCGGATGTGTATGGCTCTGGGAGGAAGAGCTGCAGAGGCTATCACCTTTAACAAAGTTACAACAG GAGCTCAGGATGACTTGCGTAAGGTGACACGTGTGGCCTACTCTATGGTGAAGCAGTACGGCATGTGTGACAGTGTTGGACAGGTCTCATTCCCGGAAACAGAGGAGCAAGGTGCCATTGGACGTCGTCCTTTCAGCCAGGGCCTGCAGGAGCAGATGGACCAT GAGGCTAAGATGCTTATAGCCCGTGCTTACAGGaacacagagaagctgctgctggacaaCAGAGACAAGCTGACACTG TTGGCCAACGCACTGTTAGAGCGTGAGGTGGTGAACTACGATGACATTGAAGCCTTGCTCGGCCCACCACCCCATGGACCCAAGAAGATGATCGTCCCGCAAAGCTGGGTGGAGGCTGAGAGGGACAAGCAAGACACGGGAGAAGACGAACCGCAACCACCTCCGCGCAAACGCAGAGAAGAGGACGTGAATCCTCAGCTGGTCTGA
- the cdh15 gene encoding cadherin-15: MAGQMLMVCVLVTLLCQVWSSAELHHNEKELHAQALYPWRNQGRGMVRVKRDWIIPPIRVLENSKQVPENLVQIKSDKIFTGEVIYKLEGPGVDQEPKNLFEIDDKTGMIRSKRPLDREKYSTFTLKAFALSPSGERLENPTTIEIVVLDQNDNRPAFTQNQFVGSVSEFSVPGTSVMSVSATDADDPMTENAFLSYSIISQESIPANAVTKTMFGINNQTGAIYTRDVGLDREVVKSFRLKLQVADMGGMGLTSEGEAIIHVSDINNHAPQFSPTSYSMTAVENRKDFEIGRVNVTDRDDRGTGNWEAKYFIANDPNNNFAITTDPPTNQGVLTVVKPLDYEAQSEYVLILTVENLNTLSNKAPNLPVSTATVVVSVINENEAPLFREDPIEIVVPESVVPGTLLKSNIAFDPDNSALRYEISRDPERWLDINRDTGDITAKRTFNMRSPHVKNHIYNAVLKVTDAGGVSTTATVAITLKETNDFPPQLFPLSGSVCRGAGWRSSGLVVTAVDEDLPPQAAPFVFEMPDYLSVNWTVVQVNDTHALLQPLVELEEGEYAVTVLVSDSGSPVLSAFAQVNITVCLCDSFGDCKSEAGAVFGSSVGISFIALIIIMASIALLLLLLLLAVALTSCGRRHHIKKGTGLLVGESEDDIRDNVFNYDEQGGGEEDENAFNIDMLWNPHDAPSTPGSYYPGSGIPRGKQPLRKDAPHNLPSPTYPRRPPADPTDIEDYINDGLEAADNDPNVPPYDTALIYDYEGEGSLAGSLSSIASGSSDGDQDYDYLNDWGPRFQKLANMYDPR, encoded by the exons ATGGCGGGACAGATGTTGATGGTGTGCGTGCTGGTTACTCTTCTTTGTCAG GTGTGGAGCTCTGCAGAGCTTCATCACAATGAGAAAGAGTTGCATGCTCAGGCCCTTTACCCCTGGAGAAATCAAGGCAGGGGAATGGTCAGGGTGAAGAGGGACTGGATCATCCCTCCAATCAGAGTGCTGGAGAATAGCAAGCAGGTTCCCGAAAACCTTGTCCAG ATCAAGTCGGACAAAATCTTTACAGGTGAGGTGATCTACAAGTTAGAGGGACCCGGGGTGGACCAGGAGCCCAAGAATTTATTTGAGATTGACGATAAAACAGGAATGATCAGGAGCAAGCGGccactggacagagagaaatacagcACTTTCACA cTGAAAGCTTTTGCACTGTCTCCCAGTGGAGAGAGACTAGAGAATCCTACCACCATAGAGATAGTGGTGCTGGATCAGAACGACAACAGACCCGCCTTCACCCAGAACCAGTTTGTTGGCAGTGTCTCTGAGTTCTCAGTCCCAG GCACATCAGTGATGTCAGTTTCAGCCACTGATGCAGATGACCCAATGACAGAAAATGCTTTTCTGAGCTACTCTATCATTAGCCAGGAGAGTATCCCTGCTAACGCTGTTACCAAGACTATGTTTGGCATTAACAACCAGACAGGAGCCATCTACACAAGAGACGTAGGCCTGGACAGAGAG GTGGTGAAAAGTTTCAGATTAAAACTACAGGTGGCTGATATGGGGGGCATGGGACTAACAAGTGAAGGTGAAGCAATCATACATGTATCTGATATCAACAACCACGCCCCCCAGTTTAGCCCCACCTCG TATAGTATGACAGCAGTGGAGAACAGGAAGGACTTTGAGATTGGCCGAGTGAAcgtgacagacagagatgatCGTGGAACGGGAAACTGGGAGGCCAAATACTTCATTGCCAATGATCCCAACAACAACTTTGCCATCACTACAGATCCTCCCACCAACCAGGGCGTTCTGACAGTGGTGAAG CCCCTGGATTATGAAGCTCAGAGTGAGTACGTCCTGATTCTGACAGTGGAAAATCTCAATACTCTGAGCAACAAGGCTCCCAACCTCCCAGTGAGCACTGCTACGGTGGTGGTCTCTGTCATCAATGAGAACGAAGCTCCGCTTTTCAGGGAGGACCCTATAGAGATTGTGGTCCCTGAGTCTGTGGTTCCTGGGACACTACTGAAAAGCAATATTGCCTTTGACCCTGATAATTCTGCCCTGAG ATATGAGATTAGCAGAGATCCTGAGAGATGGCTGGACATCAACAGGGATACAGGAGACATTACAGCCAAGAGAACCTTTAACATGCGATCTCCACATGTTAAAAACCATATCTACAATGCTGTTTTGAAAGTTACAG ATGCTGGTGGTGTGTCAACCACAGCCACAGTTGCCATCACACTGAAGGAGACCAATGACTTCCCCCCTCAGCTCTTTCCTCTGAGTGGTTCTGTTTGCAGGGGTGCAGGCTGGAGGAGTTCTGGTTTGGTTGTAACTGCAGTGGATGAAGACCTTCCTCCGCAGGCTGCTCCTTTTGTCTTTGAAATGCCAGATTATCTGTCAGTCAACTGGACTGTTGTCCAAGTCAACG ATACTCATGCTTTGCTTCAGCCCCTCGTAGAGCTGGAGGAAGGAGAGTATGCGGTCACAGTCCTTGTGTCAGACTCCGGCAGTCCAGTTTTGAGTGCTTTTGCTCAGGTCAAtatcactgtgtgtctctgtgactcTTTCGGAGACTGTAAGTCCGAGGCAGGTGCTGTCTTTGGCTCCAGTGTGGGAATCAGCTTCATCGCACTCATTATCATCATGGCCAGTATTGCACTCCTACTGC TGCTGCTCCTCCTGGCTGTGGCACTGACCTCCTGTGGGAGACGCCACCATATCAAGAAAGGAACAGGGCTGCTTGTTGGGGAATCAGAAGACGACATTCGTGATAATGTCTTCAACTATGATGAGCAaggagggggtgaggaggaTGAG AATGCCTTTAACATTGACATGCTGTGGAATCCCCATGATGCACCATCAACCCCGGGGTCCTACTATCCAGGGTCTGGCATTCCTCGAGGCAAGCAGCCCCTCAGGAAAGATGCCCCTCATAACCTACCCTCCCCCACCTACCCAAGGAGGCCTCCTGCAGATCCCACTGACATCGAGGACTACATCAATGAT GGCCTGGAGGCTGCGGATAATGATCCGAATGTGCCTCCATATGACACAGCCCTGATCTATGACTATGAGGGAGAGGGCTCACTGGCAGGTAGCCTCAGCTCCATTGCTTCAGGCAGTTCTGATGGAGACCAGGACTATGACTACCTCAACGACTGGGGACCACGCTTTCAGAAACTGGCCAACATGTATGACCCACgttaa